Sequence from the Zeugodacus cucurbitae isolate PBARC_wt_2022May chromosome 2, idZeuCucr1.2, whole genome shotgun sequence genome:
tgtacactctcaacGTGCTGgatgtggtctattcggtcgaatattagcCTATAATGattgctgggtctcaagatgggtgatggtgttgcgaatagtatgcTGATTATGTTAACGATAATTTGAGCGAAACGCGCGAAACACATTCCTTACAGAACATGTAAACGTGTGATCTCTCAAAAAAtggctttttaaaaaattacctctacttggatcacccgtaaTTATGTTATTCACCCTTGTATCAATTTTTGGGGTACTTTGGCATGGTTCGCATAAAAGGAGCTTGATTTAAGAACACatcgttaaataattttttatgaccCCAATCGAAAGGAAGAAAGAACTGCCTACGTCATCCAATGACAAAAACAGCATTCgaattattaaccgatttaatttttttttcatttttcgacaATCAGCGAACACATCCGCTTCCACTCGTGGACGAAACCAAACTAAGTGTCTGATGTAGCTGTGGTATTTAACGACTACCACTCCACTTCAAATGGTTTCGAAACGAGTCTCCCATCAACCAACGACAGTCACTCAAATTGTACTATAATTCTATCATAAAATATTACCACAATGTCCAAAGCACAGCCTttttaatcaaacaaaaaatttaacttactACTTTTTAGCCGTATACTGTAATAACGGCAGGGGTGAGTGTAAGGAGTTTCAGTATTGCCATTCGCTTTACAAGAATTCACCAATCGACGTAAACTCCATACATTATTGTGATCTAAGCTCAGGTATCGTCTGCTGTCCACGAACGGAATTTAACTTTGAAACGCGATTTGGGACAGATACGTATGCTGAAATGGGTAACTATATTTATTAAGCGTTTAAACTTTCATTACTtacgtatataaacaaaaacaatttccagCTTGTATGGAGTATGCAAAATTTGCACCCAGTACTTGTTCAGGACCACTGATCTATGGCGGTGTGAAAGCGAAGCCAAAGGAGTTCCCCTCGGTCGCACTACTCGGAACAAAAGATAATAATACCGGTGCAATAGATTGGTACTGTGGTGGCACTTTGATAAGCAGACGATTTGTCATTACGGCAGCCCATTGTTTTCGagtgtaagtatatatgtatgtatttataactgtCGTTAAACTCTCCAATTTCTGGTCAGTCGAGTAGAACTCTATAGGCCTATGTCACAATAACATCGTCGGACATTCGTCGTCTGCGGTGTTCGCCGCTGCCAATGGTCATAGGTCCAtaggtccataaatcttccgcaaaacctttctcccgAAAACTTCTAGTCTCATTCCATCGGAtgtcgacatcgtccacgcttctgcaccatgaaGCAGGAAGAGAATGATgacggacttgtagagtttggttttggtgaAGTaatcatataaacatatattataagttaatatttttaccGATGCAGTAATTCCACCAACATTTTCATGATATTCACTTTCAGTTCCACCAGCATAAATATCGTACGCTTAGGCGAATTAGATTACAATACCACCAATGATGACACACAAACGCAAGATTTCAATGTAGTGCACGCCGTTTTACACCCAAGCTACAATTTAGACCGATACAATGATATTGCACTCATCGAACTGGATCGCGATGCAATACTTAATGAATATGTCATTCCCGCTTGTTTGCCACCAAAAACAACTCAGGATACAAGATTCACAGCTGTTGGTTGGGGTAAAACCGAAAAGGGGGACGCATCATCACATCTGCTCAAGGTGGAATTGGATTTGTTTACCGGCGATCAGTGTGCTAAATCTGTGCCGGTACAAGAAAATCTGGAAATGGGTCTTAAAGAACGCACGCAAATATGTGCCGGCAGTCATAAGCATAACATTGACACATGCAACGGCGACTCTGGTGGACCGCTTTATGTGCGGCATAAAAGTTATCATTGTATGCTGCAATTGGCCGCAATTACTTCATTTGGTTATGTGCAGTGTGGCACTGCCGACATCCCTAGTATTAATACAAAGGTGAATTTGTATTTAAGCTGGATTGAGAATGTCGTATGGGATGTGAGCCCACtataaaatacaattgaatacgatagttttataaaaatttatacaaaacctttatttttttaaatctatgcGTAGAATACACCCATTGTaagcaatttcaataaaaataaactactCTGAgtctaatattgaaaaaaacaaagattcTCTAGTTTATTTACACAGCCACaaatgtttttggggtcgctgaatccgaatccccCATTAAGTcaaggttttgacataaccccagaaaaccatTATTACAGCGTTTTTAAAACTTGATCgcattcgcttgaaactcgttattagCGGGTTttcggtgttgttgttttttttttatttcaatatttacaattcaatataaagggtgattttttaagagcttgataactttttaaaaaaaaaaaacgcataaaatttgcaaaatctcatcggttctttatttgaaacgttagattggttcatgacatttactttttgaagataatttcatttaaatgttgaccgcggctgcgtcttaggtggtccattcggaaagtccaattttgggcaactttttcgagcatttcggccggaatagcccgaatttcttcggaaatgttgtcttccaaagctggaatagttgctggcttatttctgtagactttagacttgacgtagccccacaaaaaatagtctaaaggcgttaaatcgcatgatcttggtggccaacttacgggtccatttcttgagatgaattgttctccgaagttttccctcaaaatggccatagaatcgcgagctgtgtggcatgtagcgccatcttgttgaaaccacatgtcaaccaagttcagttcttccatttttggcaacaaaaagtttgttagcatcgaacgatagcgatcgccattcaccgtaacgttgcgtccaacagcatctttgaaaaaatacggtccaatgattccaccagcgtacaaaccacaccaaacagtgcatttttcgggatgcatgggcagttcttgaacggcttctggttgctcttcaccccaaatgcggcaattttgcttatttacgtagccattcaaccagaaatgagcctcatcgctgaacaaaatttgtcgataaacacatttcgaaccgaacactgattttggtaataaaattcaatgatttgcaagcgttgctcgttagtaagtctattcatgatgaaatgtcaaagcatactgagcatctttctctttgacaccatgtctgaaatcccacgtgatctgtcaaatactaatgcatgaaaatcctaacctcaaaaaaatcacccgttatttcaaTATATACGATTTACATTGATCAATTTGCATGACTACAAGGTCCATTGTACTTCTCGCTCTTCCAGCAATTATTGGACCTCTTACCGGCACTACATAATAGGCATACACGCAGTGTGGCTAAAAATCTTAATAAACCCAATCATATTCTTCTACACTATCAAGCATTTGTTAGAGTCAACTTCATACATGTTGATGCTCATACgttaaaaaaaacaagtaaggaaaggctaagttcgagtgtaaccgaacattttatactctcgcaatttattgaagaaattttattaagataacgcacaaataaattcggcataaagtttaatagaataacgaaaatcgtcctatatagtgtatgagggctgcggaaattcctgaaccgatttcattcattttcaccagcaaggtacactatatccaagactatacactcacttaatttcgctaagatatctcacatattaatcaatacatatatgcagattggagcccaacgaatttttgaaaaacctataattaggtatatgttgtgatgttgtgacccgattttaataatttttggaacagagacacactattggaagaaaacaatttcctctgaattacattaaattagctgagagatttacccatatgttcggttaaaatttaaccttaggcgctgagttcaacatgttcgatatctggggccttgaaaagttatagtccgttttcaacaattttttcacaagtgatgccacagatcatatactgtatttgtgtaaagttttatttcgttatcatcattggttcctaatgtatatattataaagtgaaggatttagatggaattcaaaagtgagttataaagaaagtagtcgtggttgtgaaccgatttcagccattttccacacatgtcatcagggtgtcaataaaatattatataccgaatttcattgaaatctgtcgagtagttcctgagatatggtttttgacccataagtgggcgatgccacgcccattttccattttgtaaaaaaatctcagtgcagcttccttctgccatttcttatgtaaaatttggtgtttctgacgtttctcgttagtgagttaacgcacttttagtcattttcaacctaacctttgtatgggaggtgggcgtggttattatccgatttctttcatttttggactgtatatggAAACgggtaaaagaaacgactgcagaaagtttggtttatatagctttattggtttacaagatatatacaaaaaacatatttgggggcatggtcacgcccatttttccaaaaaaattacatccaaatgtgcccctccctaatgcgatcctatgttccaaattttattttcataactttatttatggcttagttatagctctttatgtgtttttggttatcgacattttgtgggcgtggcagtggtccgattccgcccatcttcgaacttaaccttcttatggtgccaaggaacacgtgttccaagtttcattaagatatctcaatttttactcaagttacagcttgcacggacggacagacggacggacggacagacagacatccggatttgaactttactcgtcaccctgatcactttggtatatatagccctatatctaactcgtttagttttaggacttacaaacaaccgttatgtggacaaaactataatactctctttagcaacttttgttgcgagagtataaaaaaagttgATGCTCATACGTTCGTTGAATCGTgtgaatattatatacatattacattcaaatagtcgacaacgaacggttaaccatATAGTTAATCGAATACTAGACAACTAgacatgtgtgtctcgggtataaGGGAGAAACAAAGGGGAAAGCCATCCAAACACTAAGACAACTGCAGTCACAAGACGACAATTCCCAGGACTGCTAAGTCTGAGGAGAAAGCTCTCTTGGAGGAACCCGCCTAGAAGGCAGAACTTCACTCTACTAGCAGCAATCCAGTAGGCAAAAAACCTTAAAACCTCAGGCCACGCCTGTGACTAAGAATCTTTACTCTGGAAAGAGACAAAAGTACTGCCTCGTATAAAAAGGAATGGTAGTTGGAAGCCCTACAATAGCAAGCCATCCACTGAAAAGCGTGGTAGGGTGCATATCACACATAATGAGCCGAATTACAAACGGTAAAAGGTGCACTCTCACATTCCACCTACTGGACCTAATAGTGGACACCGCCCCATAAAAATTGGCGCCCAGAACGACCACCACACTTGCCCTGGACTAAAGCCGGTTTCTTACCAGAACCCCTAATTTCACCCAAGCAGCGAAATAAGAAAGCAGCGCTAATTTCTCCTTGTCGAATATGGACACTTCAACCCATATCCATCTTCCCTATAGA
This genomic interval carries:
- the LOC105213174 gene encoding phenoloxidase-activating factor 1 isoform X2, which gives rise to MSNKVNIYVVVFVCLSIAAGQSSAVYCNNGRGECKEFQYCHSLYKNSPIDVNSIHYCDLSSGIVCCPRTEFNFETRFGTDTYAEMACMEYAKFAPSTCSGPLIYGGVKAKPKEFPSVALLGTKDNNTGAIDWYCGGTLISRRFVITAAHCFRVSTSINIVRLGELDYNTTNDDTQTQDFNVVHAVLHPSYNLDRYNDIALIELDRDAILNEYVIPACLPPKTTQDTRFTAVGWGKTEKGDASSHLLKVELDLFTGDQCAKSVPVQENLEMGLKERTQICAGSHKHNIDTCNGDSGGPLYVRHKSYHCMLQLAAITSFGYVQCGTADIPSINTKVNLYLSWIENVVWDVSPL
- the LOC105213174 gene encoding phenoloxidase-activating factor 1 isoform X3, translated to MEQFPACMEYAKFAPSTCSGPLIYGGVKAKPKEFPSVALLGTKDNNTGAIDWYCGGTLISRRFVITAAHCFRVSTSINIVRLGELDYNTTNDDTQTQDFNVVHAVLHPSYNLDRYNDIALIELDRDAILNEYVIPACLPPKTTQDTRFTAVGWGKTEKGDASSHLLKVELDLFTGDQCAKSVPVQENLEMGLKERTQICAGSHKHNIDTCNGDSGGPLYVRHKSYHCMLQLAAITSFGYVQCGTADIPSINTKVNLYLSWIENVVWDVSPL
- the LOC105213174 gene encoding phenoloxidase-activating factor 1 isoform X1, whose product is MSNKVNIYVVVFVCLSIAAGQSSAVYCNNGRGECKEFQYCHSLYKNSPIDVNSIHYCDLSSGIVCCPRTEFNFETRFGTDTYAEMEQFPACMEYAKFAPSTCSGPLIYGGVKAKPKEFPSVALLGTKDNNTGAIDWYCGGTLISRRFVITAAHCFRVSTSINIVRLGELDYNTTNDDTQTQDFNVVHAVLHPSYNLDRYNDIALIELDRDAILNEYVIPACLPPKTTQDTRFTAVGWGKTEKGDASSHLLKVELDLFTGDQCAKSVPVQENLEMGLKERTQICAGSHKHNIDTCNGDSGGPLYVRHKSYHCMLQLAAITSFGYVQCGTADIPSINTKVNLYLSWIENVVWDVSPL